A DNA window from Drosophila biarmipes strain raj3 chromosome 2R, RU_DBia_V1.1, whole genome shotgun sequence contains the following coding sequences:
- the LOC108022495 gene encoding uncharacterized protein LOC108022495 produces the protein MMTPNSAYPDLEKRLETYMRRIFCIKGIDTKNEYDPNEVEYFGVLSLADARAPRRKLWYMYYATADQVDKTVDRIHRKYGQKNMYELFRKPVYTGAGMRSRVKNHFGGLKWYVKGNILEAPPDSSYNDEKVVNTIADLYQAERRKYYDYLIDRNNVYKTWTYVHLNA, from the exons ATGATGACGCCCAACA GTGCATACCCCGACCTGGAAAAGCGACTGGAGACTTACATGCGAAGAATTTTCTGCATCAAGGGAATCGACACAAAGAATGAGTATGATCCCAATGAAGTGGAGTACTTCGGTGTCCTCAGCCTAGCCGATGCCAGAGCCCCACGTCGAAAGCTATGGTACATGTACTACGCGACGGCGGATCAAGTGGACAAAACTGTGGATCGGATCCATCGTAAATATGGACAGAAGAACATGTACGAGCTGTTCAGAAAACCGGTGTATACTGGCGCCGGCATGCGATCCCGGGTTAAGAATCActttggaggactgaagtggtaCGTgaagggaaatattttggaagcCCCTCCCGACAGCTCCTACAACGATGAGAAGGTGGTGAACACTATCGCAGATCTGTATCAGGCTGAAAGGAGAAAATACTACGATTACCTAATAGATAGGAACAATGTCTATAAGACATGGACCTACGTGCATCTTAATGCGTAG
- the LOC108022496 gene encoding uncharacterized protein LOC108022496 isoform X1 yields MAGNRPHLEDKLEKYWRRLFYLQPKAGPTPLDPGTVEYFGVFGITDPQAADRKLWYIYCCRKPEIPEVGERIRHKYGKKNVHEIYRRATFSGVGFRRIVKDYFSHLKWFVSGNLLEAPPKSYFNDERFVKTISDLNGKEQRRLFDYIMVQHDWFKRYNDQKPPPSRR; encoded by the exons ATGG CAGGGAATAGGCCCCATCTGGAGGATAAATTGGAGAAGTATTGGAGGCGTCTCTTTTACCTGCAGCCAAAAGCTGGACCCACTCCCTTAGATCCCGGCACAGTGGAGTACTTTGGAGTTTTTGGTATTACTGATCCCCAGGCCGCTGACCGCAAACTTTGGTACATCTATTGTTGTCGGAAGCCCGAAATTCCCGAAGTTGGGGAGAGAATACGCCATAAGTATGGTAAAAAGAACGTGCACGAAATATATCGGAGGGCCACATTCAGCGGAGTGGGTTTTCGTAGGATAGTGAAAGACTATTTCTCCCACCTAAAGTGGTTTGTCAGCGGAAATCTCCTGGAAGCCCCTCCGAAAAGTTACTTTAATGATGAGAGATTCGTCAAAACAATCTCAGATCTGAATGGTAAAGAGCAAAGAAGGCTCTTTGACTATATAATGGTGCAGCACGATTGGTTTAAGCGGTACAATGATCAAAAACCACCCCCTAGTCGgcgttaa
- the LOC108022496 gene encoding uncharacterized protein LOC108022496 isoform X2 — MGNRPHLEDKLEKYWRRLFYLQPKAGPTPLDPGTVEYFGVFGITDPQAADRKLWYIYCCRKPEIPEVGERIRHKYGKKNVHEIYRRATFSGVGFRRIVKDYFSHLKWFVSGNLLEAPPKSYFNDERFVKTISDLNGKEQRRLFDYIMVQHDWFKRYNDQKPPPSRR, encoded by the exons ATGG GGAATAGGCCCCATCTGGAGGATAAATTGGAGAAGTATTGGAGGCGTCTCTTTTACCTGCAGCCAAAAGCTGGACCCACTCCCTTAGATCCCGGCACAGTGGAGTACTTTGGAGTTTTTGGTATTACTGATCCCCAGGCCGCTGACCGCAAACTTTGGTACATCTATTGTTGTCGGAAGCCCGAAATTCCCGAAGTTGGGGAGAGAATACGCCATAAGTATGGTAAAAAGAACGTGCACGAAATATATCGGAGGGCCACATTCAGCGGAGTGGGTTTTCGTAGGATAGTGAAAGACTATTTCTCCCACCTAAAGTGGTTTGTCAGCGGAAATCTCCTGGAAGCCCCTCCGAAAAGTTACTTTAATGATGAGAGATTCGTCAAAACAATCTCAGATCTGAATGGTAAAGAGCAAAGAAGGCTCTTTGACTATATAATGGTGCAGCACGATTGGTTTAAGCGGTACAATGATCAAAAACCACCCCCTAGTCGgcgttaa
- the LOC108022494 gene encoding uncharacterized protein LOC108022494, which yields MTTNAVKDKPSQTDYDLEEEIDNHLRRIFYIKPKADSPKCNPYIVEFFGVLSLTDLRAPERKLWVIYYCKQPELDKTVDEIHQKYGKKNMFDLYRTPVFSGAALRASVKKHFAGLKWFTNGNLLEAPPKSHFNDERVVKTIADLHHQEQQRLYNYVMVKNMWFKRYR from the exons ATGACAACTAACGCAGTCAAAGACAAGCCCTCAC AAACTGATTACGACCTGGAGGAGGAAATCGACAACCACTTGAGGCGTATTTTCTACATAAAGCCAAAAGCTGACTCCCCGAAATGTAACCCCTACATAGTGGAGTTCTTTGGGGTTCTCAGTCTGACGGATCTGCGGGCGCCCGAGCGCAAACTCTGGGTGATATACTACTGCAAGCAGCCGGAACTGGACAAAACGGTGGACGAGATCCACCAGAAGTATGGGAAGAAGAACATGTTCGACCTGTACCGCACGCCCGTCTTCAGTGGAGCTGCTCTGCGGGCCAGTGTAAAGAAGCACTTTGCGGGGCTCAAGTGGTTTACGAATGGAAACCTCCTGGAGGCCCCTCCTAAGAGTCACTTTAACGACGAGCGAGTGGTCAAGACCATAGCGGATCTGCACCACCAAGAGCAGCAGAGGCTCTATAACTATGTTATGGTGAAGAATATGTGGTTCAAGCGTTATAGATAA
- the LOC108022497 gene encoding biogenesis of lysosome-related organelles complex 1 subunit 1, with the protein MLTSMVKEHHKEQVKRKQEQEVRRKEAIEASNELTQSLVDTLNVGVAQAYLNQKRLDAEAKQLHMGATNFAKQTHQWLQLIDQFSSALKELGDVENWARSIEGDMHVINQSLELAYKASRAAQTGAAGGAAAAVEASTSSSANPNPSAT; encoded by the exons atgcTAACTTCCATGGTTAAGGAGCACCACAAGGAGCAGGTGAAGCGGAAACAAGAGCAGG AGGTGCGCCGCAAGGAGGCCATAGAAGCCTCCAACGAGCTAACCCAATCCCTGGTGGACACCCTTaatgtgggcgtggcccaGGCCTACTTGAACCAGAAGCGCCTCGACGCGGAGGCCAAGCAACTGCACATGGGAGCCACCAATTTTGCGAAGCAGACCCACCAATGGCTGCAGCTTATTGATCAGTTCAGCAGTGCCCTCAAGGAGCTTGGCGATGTGGAGAACTGGGCACGCAGCATTGAGGGGGACATGCATGTGATAAACCAGAGCCTGGAACTGGCCTACAAAGCCTCTCGAGCGGCGCAGACTGGCGCAGCAGGAGGGGCAGCTGCTGCAGTGGAAGCCTCCACTTCATCGTCCGCTAACCCAAATCCTAGCGCTACATAA